A window from Anthonomus grandis grandis chromosome 23, icAntGran1.3, whole genome shotgun sequence encodes these proteins:
- the LOC126749281 gene encoding uncharacterized protein LOC126749281 — protein sequence MKSLFKIWTLDRKKKSFIVVDDEESGDLYAELILKASAKFGINGSSLVLEEDGTPIDNECLSFVKEKTFTLLAKDEKWFKISSECGSTSSSMATTVTVESDYSKLTASDATGNSSIEITTVTDCNTEYYWHTFEIPYEALSEEHKQLLEKGVCPKQVKSNLVHLIVNKMRSLKKNIPSKAFKIISKKLIDKYPVALRDIDEDGIVLGDGTHSLMHKLQERNNYLNRPHKNTNLLSENPVKTKKRQVSASAGCTNWSPQLPAISEEYKSREEISSITEENFVDVMEKSYAEQRQFLNRLPPPSITEIQEDWPILLSKKAIFWHFSKLTSCDIHLLDQSKGKIEKLVRYCQKTTKGNENSNPDTEPINDLFLQLLKELTQRFKEKLDEIYVKFDKNLFELVEEDLPITPVILHIQNDNISHFWIYLEKQQICSEGYEALEEAFKVLFAIFFNLNIKYPPKTYVTLELIQRYIFKIHPDTGSKSKNVAATKKKIFSLLNKLA from the exons atgaaatctctttttaaaatttggaccCTGGATCGTAAGAAAAAAAGCTTCATTGTTGTTGATGATGAGGAGAGTGGCGATTTGTATGCCgaacttattttaaaag cctccgCAAAGTTCGGAATTAATGGGTCATCATTGGTCTTGGAAGAAGATGGAACGCCTATAGACAACGAATGTTTAagttttgttaaagaaaaaacttttacttTATTGGCCAAGGATGAAAAGTGGTTCAAAATATCGTCCGAGTGTGGCAGTACATCATCTTCAATGGCTACTACCGTAACTGTGGAATCCGACTATTCGAAACTCACAGCCTCGGACGCAACGGGTAATTCTTCTATAGAAATAACAACAGTTACTGATTGTAACACCGAGTATTATTGGCACACTTTTGAAATTCCTTATGAAGCTCTAAGTGAGGAACATAAGCAATTACTGGAAAAAGGAGTGTGCCCTAAGCAAGTAAAATCTAACTTGGTTCATCTGATTGTAAATAAAATGAggtcgttaaaaaaaaatataccaagcaaagcattcaaaataataagcaaaaaattgatTGACAAATATCCTGTGGCTCTAAGGGATATCGACGAGGATGGAATTGTGTTAGGAGATGGAACGCATTCTCTTATGCACAAACTACAGGAACGCAACAATTATCTAAACAGGCCgcataaaaatactaatttgcTTTCTGAAAATccagttaaaacaaaaaaaagacaagTTAGTGCAAGTGCAGGTTGCACTAATTGGTCTCCTCAGTTACCAGCTATATCAGAAGAATATAAAAGCCGGGAAGAAATTTCATCGATAACAGAAGAAAATTTTGTAGATGTAATGGAAAAAAGTTATGCCGAACAAAGGCAGTTTCTGAACAGGCTTCCCCCACCATCCATAACAGAAATACAAGAGGATTGGCCAATTCTTCTTTCTAAAAAGGCAATTTTTTGGCACTTTTCAAAACTAACAAGCTGCGATATACACTTATTAGATCAGAGtaaaggaaaaattgaaaagctAGTACGCTATTGCCAAAAAACTACTAAGGGTAATGAAAATTCTAATCCTGACACAGAACCCATTAATGATCTTTTTCTCCAACTCTTAAAAGAATTAACTCAAAGATTTAAGGAAAAATTGGATGAAATTTACGTTAAATTTGATAAG aaTCTATTTGAATTGGTTGAAGAAGATTTGCCTATCACACCCGTCATTCTTCATATACAAAATG ACAATATATCTCATTTTTGGATATATTTGGAAAAACAACAAATATGTAGCGAGGGATACGAAGCCCTGGAAGAAGCTTTCAAAGTACTTTTTGCGatctttttcaatttaaatattaaatatccaCCAAAAACATACGTAACGCTGGAACTCATACAACGCTACATATTTAAAATCCACCCGGACACTGGATCAAAATCCAAGAATGTAGCAGCAacgaaaaaaaagattttttcattgTTAAATAAACTTGcataa